GATGGTCAGCTCGCCAGCTTCGTTGTAGAACTGCTCGAGCGGGATGACGCCCTCGGACTTCAGGCCAGCGTGTACGGTAACCCAGTCGCCGTCGATGTCGACAACGATACCGGTGATGATCGCACCCGGCTGAAGATTGAGGGTTTTCAGGCTTTCTTCAAAGAGTTCTGCAAAGCTTTCGCTCATTTTAATTCCTGTAGATTTGGGCGAAACAGACGCCCCTCGCCACATTCCAGACAATGTGGGTTTCGTTATGTAAAGGAAAGCCGGCAGGACGTTGACTGGTGCACCTGCCTGCTCTCCTGGCTATCAGTTAAAGGTCGCGAAGCGCGATCTCACTCCTGATACGTTCCAACACCTGCTCGATGGACAACTCGGTAGAGTCCAACTGAATGGCATCAGCCGCTGGTTTCAGCGGGGCCACTGCACGTTGGGTGTCACGCTCATCGCGTGCACGAATCTCATCCAGCAGACTCGACAGACTAACATCTTCGCCCTTGCCCTTCAACTGCAGGTAACGGCGACGTGCCCGCTCCTCCGCACTGGCGGTGAGAAACACCTTCAAAGGCGCGTCCGGGAACACCACGGTACCCATGTCGCGACCATCGGCGATCAGGCCCGGCGCTTCGCGGAATGCGCGCTGGCGCATCAGCAAGGCATCGCGCACGGCAGGCAGCGAAGCCACCATCGAGGCGCCCGCACCGACGGTTTCGGTACGGATGACGTTACTGACGTCCTCGCCTTCGAGGATGATTTGTTGCAGCTTACCGGGCTCAGCCGCGATGAACTGCACATCCAGATGGGCGGCAAGCTGCTTGAGCAGCTCTTCGTTGGTCAGGTCGACGCCGTGATTGCTGGCATTGAAGGCCAGCAAACGATAAAGCGCGCCGGAATCCAGCAACCGCCAGCCCAGCTCGCGGGCCAGCAGGCCGGCAACCGTGCCTTTACCCGAGCCGCTTGGCCCGTCGATGGTGATGACTGGCGCCTGGGCACTCACGACTTGCCCTCTTCAGCCACACGAATGCCGACCTCGGCGCACAGCGCCAGGAAGTTGGGGAACGAGGTGGCGACGTTGGCGCAGTCATGGATGCGGATCGGCGCACTGGCGCGCAGCGAGGCAACGCTGAACGCCATGGCGATACGGTGATCACCGTGGCCATGCACCTCACCGCCGCCGATCTGGCCACCGTCGATGATGATGCCATCCGGGGTCGGTTCGCACTTCACGCCCAGGCTGATCAGGCCATCGGCCATCACCTGGATGCGGTCGGATTCCTTGACCCGCAACTCCTCAGCCCCGCGCAGCACGGTGCGCCCTTCGGCACAGGCAGCAGCAACGAACAGCACCGGGAATTCGTCGATAGCCAGCGGCACCAGGTGCTCAGGGATGTCGATACCCTTGAGCTGGGCGCCGCGCACACGCAGGTCGGCCACAGGTTCGCCGCCGACTTCACGCTGGTTCTCCAGGGTGATGTCGCCGCCCATCAGGCGCAGGATGTCAATGACGCCGGTACGGGTCGGGTTGATGCCGACATGCTCAAGCACCAGCTCCGAGCCTTGGGCGATCGAGGCCGCCACCAGGAAGAACGCCGCCGACGAGATGTCGGCCGGCACTTCGATGCGGGTTGCAGTGAGCTTGCCGCCGGACTGCAGCGAAGCCACCGGGCCGTTGGACTCGACCGAATAACCAAAGCCGCGCAGCATGCGCTCGGTGTGATCACGGGTCGGCGCAGGCTCGGTGACCGTGGTCTTGCCTTCGGCATACAGGCCAGCCAGCAGCAGGCAGGATTTGACCTGGGCACTGGCCATCGGCAGCGTGTAGGTGAGCGCCTCGAGCGGATGGCCACCGCGAATGGTCAGCGGCGGACGGCCTTCAGGGCCGGTCTCGACCACTGCACCCATTTCGCGCAGCGGGTTGGCCACACGGTTCATCGGGCGCTTGGACAGCGAGGCGTCACCGGTCATGGTCACGTCGAACGACTGACCGGCCAGCAGGCCGGAGAGCAGGCGCATCGAGGTGCCGGAGTTACCCACGTAGATTGGCCCAGGTGGCGGCTTGAGGCCGTGCAGGCCGACGCCGTGGATGGTCACGCGACCGTGGTTCGGGCCTTCGATGACCACCCCCATGTCACGGAAAGCCTGCAAGGTCGCCAGCGCATCCTCACCTTCAAGGAAGCCTTCGACCTCGGTCGTGCCTTCGGCCAGCGAGCCGAGCATGATCGAGCGGTGGGAAATCGACTTGTCGCCCGGTACGCGGATTCGCCCGGACAGGCGGCCACCCGGTTGGGCCAGGAAAATCAGATCGTTGGCGTTCATAGCGTCCACATAGGCCCGGCGGGCCAGGATTTTACTGAAATGCTCGCGGGCAACACGCGCGCGGGTGAACACACCCAGCAGCTGGTGCCCGTCCCCTGCATCGATCGCGTCGCGCAAGGCGTCGAGATCGCTGCGATATGTATCTAACGTGCGCAGGACAGCTTCGCGGTTGGCGAGGAAGATGTCGTGCCACATGGTCGGGTCGCTGCCAGCGATTCTCGTGAAATCGCGGAAGCCTCCCGCAGCGTACCGGAAGATCTCGAGGTTTTCATTGCGCTTGGCCAGCGAATCGACCAGGCCGAAGGCCAGCAGGTGTGGCAGATGGCTGGTGGCGGCCAGCACTTCGTCGTGC
The sequence above is drawn from the Pseudomonas putida genome and encodes:
- the cmk gene encoding (d)CMP kinase; its protein translation is MSAQAPVITIDGPSGSGKGTVAGLLARELGWRLLDSGALYRLLAFNASNHGVDLTNEELLKQLAAHLDVQFIAAEPGKLQQIILEGEDVSNVIRTETVGAGASMVASLPAVRDALLMRQRAFREAPGLIADGRDMGTVVFPDAPLKVFLTASAEERARRRYLQLKGKGEDVSLSSLLDEIRARDERDTQRAVAPLKPAADAIQLDSTELSIEQVLERIRSEIALRDL
- a CDS encoding bifunctional prephenate dehydrogenase/3-phosphoshikimate 1-carboxyvinyltransferase, translating into MVDAVITKPAPLIGRLVVVGLGLIGGSFAKGLRESGLCREVVGVDLDAPSRKQAVALGVVDRCEEDLAAACVGADVIQLAVPILAMEKLLARLAQLDLGDAVITDVGSAKGNVVRAAREVFGARLSRFVPGHPIAGSEQSGVEASNATLFRRHKVILTPLPETDPDALAKVDRLWRALDADVEHMPVERHDEVLAATSHLPHLLAFGLVDSLAKRNENLEIFRYAAGGFRDFTRIAGSDPTMWHDIFLANREAVLRTLDTYRSDLDALRDAIDAGDGHQLLGVFTRARVAREHFSKILARRAYVDAMNANDLIFLAQPGGRLSGRIRVPGDKSISHRSIMLGSLAEGTTEVEGFLEGEDALATLQAFRDMGVVIEGPNHGRVTIHGVGLHGLKPPPGPIYVGNSGTSMRLLSGLLAGQSFDVTMTGDASLSKRPMNRVANPLREMGAVVETGPEGRPPLTIRGGHPLEALTYTLPMASAQVKSCLLLAGLYAEGKTTVTEPAPTRDHTERMLRGFGYSVESNGPVASLQSGGKLTATRIEVPADISSAAFFLVAASIAQGSELVLEHVGINPTRTGVIDILRLMGGDITLENQREVGGEPVADLRVRGAQLKGIDIPEHLVPLAIDEFPVLFVAAACAEGRTVLRGAEELRVKESDRIQVMADGLISLGVKCEPTPDGIIIDGGQIGGGEVHGHGDHRIAMAFSVASLRASAPIRIHDCANVATSFPNFLALCAEVGIRVAEEGKS